The Chryseobacterium nakagawai genome has a segment encoding these proteins:
- the atpD gene encoding F0F1 ATP synthase subunit beta: protein MANQIKGKISQIIGPVIDVVFNDVEAVPAIYDALEITKENGEKVVLEVEQHIGEDTVRCIAMDATDGLKRGQDVIGYGDPITMPIGEAVNGRLFNVVGDAIDGLQNISKDGGLPIHRPAPKFDQLSTSAEVLFTGIKVIDLVEPYAKGGKIGLFGGAGVGKTVLIQELINNIAKGHGGLSVFAGVGERTREGNDLLREMLESGIIKYGDDFMHSMENGGWDLSKVDLEAMKESKAAFVFGQMNEPPGARARVALSGLTLAEYYRDGGESGQGRDVLFFVDNIFRFTQAGSEVSALLGRMPSAVGYQPTLASEMGAMQERITSTKNGSITSVQAVYVPADDLTDPAPATTFAHLDATTVLDRKIASLGIYPAVDPLASTSRILSPEVIGHDHYNCAQRVKEILQRYKSLQDIIAILGMEELSEEDKSVVYRARKVQRFLSQPFHVAEQFTGIPGSLVDIKDTIKGFNMIMDGELDHLPEAAFNLKGTIEEAIEAGQKMLAENA from the coding sequence ATGGCAAACCAAATTAAAGGTAAAATTTCTCAAATTATTGGTCCGGTAATCGACGTTGTCTTTAATGATGTGGAAGCAGTTCCAGCAATCTATGACGCGTTAGAAATTACAAAAGAAAACGGTGAAAAAGTAGTTTTAGAGGTAGAACAACATATTGGCGAAGATACAGTAAGATGTATTGCAATGGACGCTACTGATGGTCTTAAGAGAGGTCAAGATGTAATCGGATATGGAGATCCTATTACTATGCCAATCGGTGAGGCTGTAAACGGAAGACTATTCAACGTTGTTGGTGATGCTATCGACGGACTTCAAAATATATCTAAGGATGGTGGTCTTCCAATTCACAGACCAGCTCCAAAGTTTGATCAATTATCAACTTCAGCAGAAGTTTTATTTACAGGTATTAAAGTAATCGACTTAGTTGAGCCTTACGCAAAAGGAGGTAAAATTGGATTGTTCGGTGGTGCTGGTGTAGGTAAAACAGTATTGATTCAGGAGTTGATTAACAATATTGCAAAAGGACACGGAGGTCTTTCTGTTTTCGCTGGAGTAGGTGAAAGAACGAGAGAAGGAAATGACCTTTTGAGAGAGATGCTTGAATCAGGAATTATCAAGTATGGTGATGACTTCATGCACTCTATGGAAAACGGAGGTTGGGATCTTTCTAAAGTAGACCTAGAGGCTATGAAAGAATCTAAAGCAGCATTCGTTTTCGGACAGATGAACGAGCCGCCAGGAGCAAGAGCTAGAGTAGCACTTTCTGGTCTTACATTAGCTGAGTATTACAGAGATGGTGGTGAAAGCGGACAAGGTAGAGACGTACTTTTCTTCGTAGACAACATCTTCCGTTTTACACAGGCTGGTTCTGAGGTATCTGCACTTCTTGGTCGTATGCCATCAGCGGTAGGTTACCAACCAACACTTGCTTCTGAAATGGGTGCGATGCAGGAAAGAATTACTTCAACTAAAAATGGTTCAATTACTTCAGTACAGGCAGTATATGTACCTGCGGATGACTTAACTGACCCGGCTCCTGCAACAACATTTGCTCACTTGGATGCAACTACGGTACTTGACAGAAAGATTGCTTCATTAGGTATTTACCCAGCGGTAGATCCACTAGCTTCTACTTCAAGAATCTTATCTCCGGAAGTTATCGGTCACGATCACTATAACTGTGCTCAAAGAGTAAAAGAAATTCTTCAAAGATACAAGTCACTTCAGGATATCATCGCGATTCTTGGTATGGAAGAACTTTCTGAAGAAGATAAATCAGTTGTTTACCGTGCAAGAAAAGTTCAGAGATTCTTATCTCAGCCTTTCCACGTAGCAGAACAGTTTACAGGTATTCCAGGATCTTTAGTAGATATCAAAGATACTATCAAAGGATTTAACATGATTATGGATGGTGAATTAGATCACTTACCAGAAGCTGCTTTCAACTTGAAAGGAACCATCGAAGAAGCTATCGAAGCTGGACAAAAAATGTTAGCTGAAAACGCTTAA
- a CDS encoding DUF4870 domain-containing protein produces the protein MNSKTISILSYVTIIGWIIAYVKSKDLHAKNDLANYHLEQGLGFFLLTVVINVLLSIIIPILPALSFLNYIGLVLLILWIFGIINAANEQKKPIPVIGKMFENKFGFLA, from the coding sequence ATGAACAGTAAAACAATTTCTATTCTAAGTTATGTAACAATTATCGGATGGATCATTGCTTATGTTAAAAGCAAAGACTTGCATGCTAAAAATGACCTGGCCAACTATCATTTGGAACAAGGGCTAGGATTCTTCCTATTGACTGTCGTTATCAATGTTCTTCTTTCCATCATAATCCCCATTCTTCCTGCCTTATCTTTTTTAAATTATATAGGATTAGTTCTATTAATCTTATGGATATTTGGGATTATTAATGCTGCCAATGAACAGAAAAAGCCTATTCCGGTGATCGGAAAAATGTTTGAGAATAAATTTGGCTTTTTAGCATAA
- a CDS encoding B12-binding domain-containing radical SAM protein encodes MKDLLLITPPFTQLNTPYPATAYIKGFLNTKNISSYQIDLGIDVILELFSKGGLQKVFNKEIDIHNASENAQRIYALREEYLKTIDQVIPFLQGKTPTLARQICSMNFLPEASRFNQLDDMEFAFGNMGLQDKAKHLATLYLEDISDYIVENIDADFGFSRYAERLGKSANSFDELYSKLSDQQTFIDDFTLTILQKKIKEVQPKLVCFSIPFPGNLYSAFKSAQFIKRNYPHIKIAMGGGFPNTELREIKDQRVFEFFDFITLDDGEIPLELLCENVFGHSEQSEESQYKRTFLIENQEVVYKNNSKRHDYKQSDIGTPDYTDLKLDQYISVIEIANPMHSLWSDGRWNKLTMAHGCYWGKCTFCDISLDYIKIYEPISAKILVDRMEELITTTGETGFHFVDEAAPPALMREVALEILRRNLVVTWWTNIRFEKSFTRDLCYLLKLSGCVAVSGGLEVASDRLLKLIDKGISVEQVAKVTRNFTEAGVMIHAYLMYGYPTQTIQETIDSMEMIRQLFEMGILQSGFWHQFAMTAHSPVGLNPEEFGVTPIKQEILFANNDIDFTDKTGINHNKFSSGLKKSLFNYMHGVNFELPLQEWFDFKIPRTTIHPDYIHDSLLEDEDFKFKGNSKIVFLTKNVIAENRIKNKKKYSGTYTLLTFHLKTNIVKVEMEQDKAEWLTSMLEEYSIDNQKKPTAQQLKNHFEENFEDFELFWFSKPIQQLKENGVILSL; translated from the coding sequence TTGAAAGACCTACTTCTTATTACTCCGCCTTTTACCCAACTTAACACTCCTTATCCGGCAACTGCTTATATTAAAGGATTTTTAAATACCAAAAATATTTCCAGTTATCAGATTGATTTAGGAATAGATGTTATTTTGGAATTATTTTCAAAAGGTGGATTACAAAAGGTTTTCAATAAAGAAATTGATATTCACAATGCTTCTGAAAACGCTCAGAGAATCTATGCATTAAGAGAAGAATATTTAAAAACCATCGATCAGGTTATTCCTTTTTTACAAGGGAAAACGCCAACATTGGCGAGGCAGATTTGCAGCATGAACTTTCTCCCGGAAGCTTCCCGTTTCAACCAGTTGGATGATATGGAATTTGCCTTCGGAAACATGGGTTTGCAAGATAAAGCTAAACATTTGGCGACTTTATATCTGGAGGACATTTCAGATTATATCGTTGAAAATATTGATGCTGACTTCGGTTTCAGCAGGTATGCTGAGCGCCTTGGAAAGAGCGCCAATTCTTTTGATGAATTGTATTCAAAATTATCCGATCAGCAAACATTTATCGATGATTTTACTTTAACAATTCTTCAGAAAAAAATAAAAGAGGTTCAGCCTAAATTGGTCTGTTTTTCTATTCCCTTTCCTGGAAACTTATATTCGGCTTTCAAGTCTGCACAATTTATCAAGAGAAATTACCCGCATATTAAAATCGCAATGGGCGGAGGTTTTCCCAACACTGAATTAAGAGAAATAAAAGATCAAAGAGTATTTGAATTCTTTGATTTTATCACTCTTGATGATGGTGAAATTCCTCTTGAGCTTCTATGTGAAAATGTTTTTGGTCATTCTGAGCAAAGTGAAGAATCTCAATATAAAAGGACTTTTTTAATTGAAAATCAAGAAGTTGTTTATAAGAACAATTCCAAAAGGCACGACTATAAGCAGTCAGATATTGGAACTCCGGATTATACCGATTTAAAACTGGATCAGTACATTTCTGTTATTGAAATAGCCAATCCAATGCACAGTTTATGGAGTGACGGAAGATGGAATAAACTAACGATGGCCCATGGATGTTATTGGGGGAAATGTACATTCTGTGATATCTCTTTAGATTACATTAAAATTTACGAACCTATCTCTGCCAAAATTCTGGTTGACAGAATGGAAGAACTCATTACAACTACAGGAGAAACCGGTTTCCATTTTGTAGATGAAGCAGCACCTCCTGCCTTGATGAGAGAAGTAGCCCTTGAAATTTTAAGAAGAAATCTTGTCGTTACCTGGTGGACGAATATCCGTTTTGAGAAAAGTTTCACCCGTGATTTATGTTATTTATTAAAACTTTCAGGTTGTGTCGCCGTTTCCGGTGGATTGGAAGTGGCAAGTGATCGTTTGTTGAAATTAATTGATAAAGGGATTTCTGTGGAACAAGTTGCAAAAGTGACAAGAAATTTTACAGAAGCCGGAGTTATGATCCATGCCTATTTGATGTATGGCTACCCTACACAAACCATTCAGGAAACAATTGATTCTATGGAAATGATTCGTCAGTTATTTGAAATGGGAATTTTACAAAGTGGTTTTTGGCATCAGTTTGCCATGACTGCCCATTCACCTGTTGGATTGAATCCAGAAGAATTTGGAGTTACTCCCATCAAGCAGGAAATTCTATTTGCAAATAATGATATTGACTTTACAGACAAAACAGGGATCAATCATAATAAATTTAGTTCAGGTTTAAAAAAATCTTTATTCAATTATATGCACGGAGTTAATTTTGAACTTCCTCTTCAAGAGTGGTTTGATTTTAAAATTCCAAGAACAACAATTCATCCCGATTATATTCATGATAGCTTATTGGAAGATGAAGATTTTAAATTCAAAGGAAATTCAAAAATTGTCTTTTTAACTAAAAATGTAATCGCTGAGAATCGCATAAAAAATAAAAAGAAATATTCTGGTACATATACGCTTCTTACATTCCACCTAAAAACCAATATTGTTAAGGTTGAAATGGAACAGGACAAAGCAGAATGGCTGACGAGTATGTTGGAAGAATATTCAATAGACAATCAGAAAAAACCTACAGCTCAACAACTTAAGAATCATTTTGAAGAGAATTTTGAAGATTTCGAATTGTTCTGGTTCTCAAAACCAATACAACAATTGAAGGAAAATGGAGTGATTTTGAGTTTGTAA
- a CDS encoding FoF1 ATP synthase subunit delta/epsilon, protein MNIKILTPEYVVFEGEVNSVLLPGKNGEFHIMKNHAGIVSSLVGGKVKLFTNSVDEAFAKNLTKENDKDSIFSYSIKSGVVEFNHNKGIILCE, encoded by the coding sequence ATGAATATTAAAATTTTAACACCAGAATACGTAGTTTTTGAAGGAGAAGTAAACTCTGTATTATTGCCTGGGAAAAATGGTGAATTTCACATCATGAAAAACCACGCAGGAATCGTTTCTTCTTTAGTTGGTGGAAAAGTAAAGCTTTTTACTAATTCTGTAGATGAAGCTTTCGCTAAAAATCTAACCAAAGAAAATGATAAAGATTCTATCTTTTCATATTCTATCAAGAGCGGTGTTGTGGAATTTAATCATAACAAAGGAATTATCCTTTGCGAATAA
- a CDS encoding sensor histidine kinase — MAALQVSQKTGNKEDEAICSAYLALTHKRLLHLKEFTKYTERSYDIAKSLKSDRANAFANAAMGYLKSYTDDKSQALTYFLKAYALFNTMQSYDQSAKLGADISYLFSPDSPEKVKKYADEGLSFAEKSGNPESILHARLAVGNYLSDLIVSGNTDRWQDAILFFKQTITFIEKNEAKIDSKSNIGIAYINLAALYMNGPKPIDENSFLSALEKALAIGKQYGIKSVYRSSMGLRGQFYVAKGEYRTAENLFKEGITYQQSLPYKDNYLLAAFYECLKNIAAEEKDYKAYLEYDTYFIKYNKLKYDESTQQILQNADAKYESEKKIARIQQLEQENKLQKKNQLLGYGISAVLLIGLVFMYRSYYFRQRYHQKREDFLQQQQTNNELKMELLEKETLESLAEKLSLERRLLQSQMDPHFIFNALGNIQGMILRKDTDLAVLYLGKFAKLSRRVLEQSRMETITLEEEIHTLENYIELQQLRLNQSFNYQIQCDESVDLQLHIPPLLIQPFVENAIEHGLKPLEAFQKGILFINFEEKPEENLLICTIKDNGIGLTASRKQKTDDSHRSLSTKITDERLLLMLKDNSRAKLEVRELTIDKDGQSGCAVILSIPIL, encoded by the coding sequence ATGGCAGCTCTTCAAGTTTCTCAAAAAACAGGAAATAAAGAAGATGAAGCAATTTGTAGTGCGTATCTTGCTTTAACCCATAAACGTCTTCTTCATCTCAAGGAATTTACAAAATACACAGAAAGATCCTATGATATTGCCAAGTCTTTAAAAAGTGATCGAGCAAACGCTTTTGCTAATGCTGCGATGGGATATCTCAAATCATATACTGATGATAAGTCACAGGCTCTTACTTATTTTTTGAAGGCTTATGCTCTATTTAATACAATGCAGAGCTATGACCAATCTGCTAAACTCGGTGCGGACATCTCTTACCTCTTTTCACCAGATTCTCCTGAAAAAGTTAAAAAATATGCTGATGAAGGACTTTCATTCGCGGAAAAATCTGGAAATCCTGAAAGTATTCTTCATGCAAGACTGGCGGTAGGAAATTATCTTTCTGATCTCATTGTTTCAGGAAACACCGATCGTTGGCAGGATGCCATTTTGTTTTTTAAACAAACCATCACTTTTATAGAAAAAAATGAAGCCAAAATAGATAGCAAAAGTAATATCGGAATTGCCTATATCAACCTTGCTGCTTTATATATGAATGGGCCTAAGCCCATTGATGAAAATTCATTTTTATCTGCATTGGAAAAAGCTTTAGCAATTGGAAAACAATATGGTATCAAAAGCGTATACAGGAGCTCTATGGGACTGCGCGGACAGTTTTATGTAGCAAAAGGGGAATACAGAACCGCAGAAAATCTTTTTAAAGAAGGAATTACCTATCAGCAAAGCCTTCCCTACAAAGACAATTATCTTTTGGCAGCATTTTATGAATGTCTGAAAAATATTGCAGCGGAAGAAAAGGATTACAAGGCCTATCTTGAATATGATACATATTTTATTAAATATAACAAACTCAAATACGACGAATCAACCCAACAGATCCTTCAGAATGCTGATGCCAAATATGAATCGGAAAAGAAAATTGCTCGTATTCAACAACTGGAGCAGGAAAATAAGCTTCAGAAAAAGAATCAGTTATTAGGATATGGAATTTCTGCAGTTCTACTTATTGGACTTGTCTTTATGTATCGGTCTTACTATTTCCGACAGCGTTATCATCAGAAAAGAGAAGATTTTCTTCAACAACAACAAACCAATAATGAACTTAAAATGGAACTTTTGGAAAAGGAAACATTGGAAAGCTTAGCGGAAAAACTATCTCTTGAAAGAAGACTGTTACAATCTCAGATGGATCCGCATTTCATCTTTAATGCATTAGGAAATATCCAGGGAATGATTCTCAGAAAAGATACAGATCTTGCAGTATTGTATCTTGGAAAATTTGCCAAACTCAGTCGAAGAGTACTAGAACAATCCCGAATGGAAACGATTACTCTTGAAGAAGAAATACATACTTTAGAAAACTATATTGAACTTCAGCAGCTTCGTTTAAATCAAAGCTTTAATTACCAGATACAATGTGATGAATCTGTAGATCTCCAACTTCATATTCCGCCTCTTTTAATCCAGCCATTTGTTGAAAATGCAATTGAACACGGATTAAAACCTTTAGAAGCTTTCCAAAAAGGAATATTATTTATTAATTTTGAAGAAAAGCCGGAAGAAAATCTTCTGATCTGCACCATCAAAGATAATGGAATCGGACTCACCGCTTCCAGAAAACAGAAAACAGATGATTCTCATCGTTCTCTTTCCACTAAGATTACGGATGAGAGACTGCTTCTTATGCTTAAAGATAATTCAAGGGCAAAACTTGAAGTTAGAGAGCTTACCATTGATAAGGATGGCCAATCAGGGTGTGCGGTGATATTATCTATTCCAATATTATAA
- a CDS encoding T9SS-dependent choice-of-anchor J family protein, whose translation MNKILLIGAVVLGIQISAQCNPLNLPYTEDFESVTTPALPACSTIENAGSGNDWTTRQSAFTGIDSKALTYKYHSSNDANAWFFTPGLNLMSGVEYKLTYTYSGSGFDEKLKVAYGMNANSSSMTNQLADYPDIADEDIHTETVTFIPQTTGVYYMGFNCYSDADQFYLQVDDISVTTSQLSTSEVTNRNNGVKIYPNPFTEVISINKIENVRSISITDISGKLIKTFDKPSSDLYVKEIGSGIYMLKLEMKDGSQKVIKIIKK comes from the coding sequence ATGAATAAAATATTACTTATTGGTGCAGTTGTTTTAGGAATTCAGATAAGTGCACAGTGCAATCCTTTGAATTTACCCTATACTGAAGATTTTGAAAGTGTAACAACGCCGGCATTGCCTGCGTGTTCTACTATTGAAAATGCTGGATCTGGTAATGACTGGACCACTAGACAGAGTGCTTTTACTGGTATTGACAGTAAGGCATTAACCTATAAATATCACTCCTCAAATGATGCTAATGCCTGGTTTTTTACTCCAGGTCTGAATCTTATGAGTGGAGTAGAATATAAGTTGACTTACACTTATTCAGGAAGTGGATTTGATGAAAAGCTAAAAGTAGCTTACGGAATGAATGCTAATAGCTCTTCAATGACTAACCAACTGGCAGACTATCCGGATATTGCGGATGAAGATATTCATACGGAGACCGTAACATTTATACCTCAAACTACTGGAGTATATTACATGGGGTTTAATTGTTATTCGGATGCTGATCAATTTTATTTACAAGTGGATGATATTAGTGTAACGACTTCGCAGCTGAGTACATCAGAAGTAACAAATAGAAATAATGGAGTAAAAATATATCCTAATCCATTTACAGAGGTAATCAGTATTAATAAGATTGAAAATGTACGATCTATTTCAATTACAGATATTTCTGGAAAATTGATCAAAACATTTGATAAACCATCATCAGACTTATATGTAAAGGAGATTGGCTCCGGAATATACATGTTGAAGCTAGAAATGAAAGATGGTTCACAAAAAGTGATTAAGATTATTAAAAAATAA
- a CDS encoding tetratricopeptide repeat protein produces MKSIWKKRIYKSKDKTVNTLHQEAIEAFRQKNYAVAAKNWIKGHALPDNREELKEIYLWANSLNETSPDSDLCAILGLIALDHYEIFTSNREKSLLQCIEWSKQGISISPNHPWCHRHAGSAFYWLNQWNAAVPYYEKALSLTPSPTLQVRLFTINNKENTTPDFLLLDINPETSEAMEAYNAGVEINKILNQYPQMSEFEKERLTQLKRDCYTVAYDLYHKTLVERNGNSYNEDPHTFAMCCNNLAAEFINQEKYDEAIVVATEGMKFSYFMYILQNRFNAYLEAGYLKEAIADGEQFMEDFINDMDSITYFNSIDQLCYSYMELKDDTSAMEWINAGLESYHELDMTDPLLTHPEIVRCFTNFYIHKSKIEEKTGIQPDPAMASKEADRILEEMPDNPSILISRSNIFLEEENYEKALECLQYAIHFASEQNKIRSAQVALYNMGYIHVAKLRDETTAFESFEQSIALGNEDFWCYYWAVHCGYHLQENEKTVEYALQALQTLPQQEAGVTADIIAEIYEHLGTAQLDLAQYVEAAENLKLSLQYNHSPIAEDNLKTAEAENKRNNSGGFFKKIFGK; encoded by the coding sequence ATGAAGAGTATCTGGAAGAAAAGAATATATAAATCTAAAGATAAAACCGTGAATACATTACATCAGGAAGCCATTGAAGCATTCCGTCAGAAAAACTATGCTGTTGCTGCTAAAAACTGGATAAAAGGGCATGCTCTTCCGGATAATAGAGAAGAGCTCAAGGAAATCTACCTTTGGGCAAATTCTTTAAATGAAACTTCTCCTGATTCTGATCTTTGCGCCATATTAGGACTCATTGCTCTGGATCATTATGAAATATTTACGAGTAACCGTGAAAAGTCCCTTCTTCAGTGTATAGAATGGAGCAAACAGGGAATCAGTATCAGCCCAAACCACCCTTGGTGCCATCGCCATGCAGGTTCTGCTTTCTATTGGCTGAATCAATGGAATGCAGCGGTTCCTTATTATGAAAAAGCGTTATCTTTAACTCCGTCACCAACTTTACAGGTGAGACTATTTACCATTAATAATAAAGAAAATACTACTCCTGATTTTCTGTTATTGGATATAAATCCTGAAACTTCCGAAGCCATGGAAGCCTATAACGCAGGCGTCGAAATTAATAAAATTCTCAACCAATATCCTCAAATGTCTGAATTTGAAAAGGAGAGGCTTACCCAATTGAAAAGAGACTGTTATACTGTAGCTTATGATCTTTATCATAAAACGTTGGTTGAAAGAAACGGCAATTCCTATAATGAAGATCCTCATACCTTTGCGATGTGCTGTAATAATTTAGCAGCAGAATTTATCAATCAGGAAAAATATGACGAAGCTATTGTTGTGGCTACAGAAGGGATGAAATTCAGTTATTTCATGTACATTCTCCAGAATAGATTTAATGCCTACTTAGAAGCAGGATATCTCAAAGAAGCTATAGCAGATGGAGAACAGTTCATGGAGGATTTTATAAATGACATGGATTCTATAACCTACTTTAATAGTATAGACCAGCTTTGTTACAGTTATATGGAATTGAAAGATGATACGTCTGCTATGGAATGGATTAATGCAGGGTTGGAAAGTTATCATGAATTAGATATGACAGATCCTTTACTGACCCATCCGGAAATTGTACGATGCTTTACCAATTTTTATATCCATAAATCAAAAATTGAAGAAAAGACTGGAATACAACCAGATCCAGCTATGGCTTCAAAAGAAGCTGATCGTATTTTGGAGGAAATGCCGGACAATCCAAGTATATTAATCAGCCGTTCCAATATTTTTTTAGAAGAAGAAAACTATGAAAAAGCGCTGGAATGTTTGCAGTATGCTATACATTTTGCGTCAGAACAAAATAAGATAAGATCTGCACAGGTGGCTTTATACAATATGGGGTATATTCATGTTGCGAAGCTTCGGGATGAAACAACGGCATTTGAAAGTTTTGAACAGAGTATAGCCTTAGGAAATGAAGATTTTTGGTGTTATTATTGGGCAGTTCATTGCGGATATCACTTGCAGGAAAATGAAAAAACGGTAGAATATGCCTTGCAGGCACTCCAGACTTTACCCCAACAGGAAGCAGGCGTAACCGCAGATATTATAGCAGAGATTTATGAACATTTAGGAACAGCACAGTTAGATTTAGCTCAATATGTTGAAGCAGCAGAAAATCTGAAATTGTCTTTACAGTACAATCATTCACCTATAGCAGAAGATAATCTGAAAACGGCCGAAGCAGAAAATAAGCGTAATAATTCCGGAGGCTTTTTCAAAAAAATATTCGGAAAATGA
- a CDS encoding LytR/AlgR family response regulator transcription factor, with protein MYKTIIIEDEYHLREALSIMLEMIAPDKIQIIGYAESADEAAKLIDRLQPDLVFMDIMLKNGTGFEVLQQISYRKFHLIFTTAYEEYAIRAFKFSALDYLLKPIDAEELEIAIDRISGIKERFLEEQQVHELNHNMHKTPQRIILPTQEAMHVVKINQIMHCETSGSYTTFYLNDGKKIMISKPLKNYESILLPPDFFRVHQSFLINTNYIVSYSREGMIEMENGASIPISRAKKEAFFKLMKEE; from the coding sequence ATGTACAAAACAATAATTATAGAAGACGAATATCACTTAAGGGAAGCTTTGTCCATTATGTTGGAAATGATTGCCCCGGATAAAATCCAGATTATAGGTTATGCTGAGAGTGCTGATGAAGCAGCAAAACTTATTGACAGACTACAGCCTGATCTTGTATTTATGGATATTATGTTAAAAAATGGAACAGGATTCGAGGTACTTCAACAGATTTCTTACCGGAAATTTCATTTGATTTTTACAACAGCTTATGAGGAATACGCTATTCGGGCATTCAAATTCAGCGCTTTGGATTATTTACTAAAGCCTATTGATGCTGAGGAACTTGAAATAGCAATTGACAGAATTTCAGGAATAAAGGAACGTTTTCTTGAAGAACAACAGGTACATGAGCTCAATCATAATATGCACAAAACTCCCCAAAGAATCATTCTCCCTACTCAAGAGGCGATGCATGTGGTAAAAATTAACCAAATTATGCATTGTGAAACGTCTGGTTCCTATACGACTTTCTACCTAAACGATGGAAAGAAAATCATGATTTCTAAACCTCTTAAAAACTATGAAAGCATTCTCCTCCCACCCGATTTTTTCCGGGTACATCAGTCTTTCCTAATTAATACCAATTATATTGTAAGCTATTCCAGAGAAGGGATGATTGAAATGGAAAATGGAGCCAGTATTCCGATATCAAGGGCAAAGAAAGAAGCTTTTTTTAAACTGATGAAGGAAGAATAA